A stretch of Lactuca sativa cultivar Salinas chromosome 6, Lsat_Salinas_v11, whole genome shotgun sequence DNA encodes these proteins:
- the LOC111879621 gene encoding uncharacterized protein LOC111879621, which yields MVISQSIILFIRIQHLLSYFQADHMLKQSASRNQRAKGFKVKHAVQISVLLLVCVWLLYQLKQTYMNNNPAIQVSVIGRKGLIDSQVKERNDEEQDVEKVDEEEPDQLEDLIDEDDKDERIGKVI from the exons ATGGTGATTTCGCAATCGATTATCCTCTTTATCAGAATCCAGCATTTGCTTTCATATTTCCAG GCGGATCATATGTTGAAACAGTCGGCGAGTAGGAATCAAAGGGCAAAAGGATTCAAAGTGAAACATGCAGTTCAGATAAGTGTTTTGCTTCTGGTTTGCGTATGGTTACTTTACCAATTGAAGCAGACTTACATGAACAATAATCCAGCAATCCAAGTCTCGGTGATTGGGAGGAAAGGGTTGATTGATTCGCAAGTGAAAGAAAGGAATGACGAAGAACAAGATGTAGAAAAAGTAGATGAAGAAGAACCAGATCAGTTAGAAGATTTGATTGATGAAGACGATAAAGATGAAAGAATTGGCAAAGTTATTTGA